From a region of the Fischerella sp. JS2 genome:
- a CDS encoding rhodanese-related sulfurtransferase, giving the protein MTLFVATFYKFVKLPDYVEIQQPLLSYCQAQGIKGTILLAEEGINGTVAGSREAIDSLLSFLRSDSRLADLEHKESTTEEPPFQRMKVRLKKEIVTMGLADIDPNEKVGTYVSPKDWNNVISDPEVVVIDTRNDYEFSIGTFKGAQNPSTESFRQFPEYVSNHLDPTQHKKVALFCTGGIRCEKASSLMLAQGFQEVYHLKGGILKYLEEVPAEESLWEGECFVFDERVAVSHGLEPGSYRMCVGCGHPISEADKTSPKYEEGISCPHCFDSLTPEKRERLEEKRRHMSRGI; this is encoded by the coding sequence ATGACATTATTTGTTGCTACATTTTATAAGTTTGTTAAACTTCCAGATTACGTTGAGATACAACAACCTTTGCTGTCTTATTGCCAAGCACAAGGTATCAAGGGAACTATTTTACTGGCGGAAGAAGGTATAAATGGTACTGTTGCAGGTTCCCGTGAGGCTATTGATTCACTGTTGTCTTTTTTGCGTTCTGACTCCCGCTTGGCGGATTTGGAACATAAAGAGTCTACTACCGAGGAACCACCGTTTCAACGTATGAAGGTACGCCTGAAAAAAGAAATTGTTACTATGGGGCTGGCTGATATTGACCCTAATGAAAAAGTAGGAACTTATGTTAGTCCCAAAGATTGGAACAACGTAATTTCCGATCCAGAGGTAGTAGTAATTGATACTCGCAATGATTATGAATTTAGTATTGGCACTTTTAAAGGAGCGCAAAATCCTAGTACAGAATCATTTCGGCAATTTCCAGAATATGTAAGTAATCACCTTGATCCTACTCAGCACAAGAAAGTAGCACTATTTTGTACTGGTGGAATTCGCTGTGAAAAAGCTTCTTCTTTGATGCTTGCACAAGGTTTTCAAGAAGTTTATCACCTCAAAGGCGGGATTCTTAAGTATTTAGAGGAAGTTCCAGCTGAGGAAAGTCTTTGGGAAGGAGAGTGTTTTGTTTTTGATGAACGGGTAGCTGTAAGTCATGGTTTGGAACCCGGTTCCTATAGGATGTGTGTCGGTTGTGGACATCCTATTTCGGAAGCTGATAAAACTTCTCCCAAATATGAAGAAGGAATTAGTTGTCCCCATTGTTTTGATAGTCTCACTCCAGAAAAAAGAGAACGTCTTGAGGAGAAAAGGCGACATATGTCAAGGGGGATATAG
- a CDS encoding alpha/beta fold hydrolase translates to MNSVVHWQQRVGNQRDWVWRGWQTRYTYIRPIQNHPNTTPLILLHGFGASIGHWRHNLEVLGELHTVYALDMLGFGASEKACVNYSIQLWVEQVYDFWKTFIRQPVILVGNSLGSLVSLATAATYPDMVQGVVMMSLPDPSLEQEAIPAFLHPVVATIKNMVASPLLMKPLFYFVRRPNILRRWAAIAYANPEAITDELVEILAGPPQDRGSARAFSALFKATISANFGMSVKSMLPNLTIPMLLIWGQKDKFVPPALAREFTKYNENLQLLSIENVGHCPHDENPEIINQAILDWINSLSDRQSKDNSLIDTTSAQKC, encoded by the coding sequence GTGAACAGTGTAGTTCACTGGCAACAACGAGTAGGTAATCAAAGAGACTGGGTATGGCGGGGCTGGCAAACTCGCTATACCTATATTCGTCCTATCCAAAACCACCCCAACACAACCCCTCTGATTTTATTGCATGGGTTTGGTGCTTCTATTGGACATTGGCGACACAATTTAGAAGTATTAGGAGAACTGCATACAGTCTATGCTCTAGACATGCTGGGTTTTGGTGCTTCCGAAAAAGCTTGTGTGAATTATAGTATCCAACTTTGGGTTGAACAGGTGTATGACTTTTGGAAAACATTTATCCGCCAGCCTGTAATCTTAGTGGGTAATTCCCTCGGTTCGCTGGTTTCCTTAGCTACGGCTGCTACTTATCCAGACATGGTGCAGGGTGTAGTGATGATGAGTCTACCAGATCCATCTTTGGAGCAAGAAGCGATTCCTGCTTTTCTACATCCCGTCGTTGCCACAATTAAAAATATGGTGGCTTCGCCATTATTGATGAAACCTCTATTTTATTTTGTTCGCCGACCAAACATACTACGGCGCTGGGCTGCGATCGCCTACGCTAACCCAGAAGCTATTACTGATGAACTAGTAGAAATATTAGCAGGGCCTCCCCAAGATAGAGGTTCTGCCCGCGCTTTTAGTGCTTTGTTTAAAGCGACAATCAGCGCCAATTTTGGCATGAGTGTCAAGTCTATGCTGCCTAACTTAACAATTCCCATGCTGTTAATCTGGGGACAAAAAGATAAATTTGTTCCCCCAGCACTTGCCCGTGAATTTACCAAATATAATGAGAACTTACAATTGCTGAGTATAGAAAATGTCGGTCATTGTCCCCACGATGAAAATCCAGAGATTATTAACCAGGCTATTTTAGATTGGATTAATTCACTTAGCGATCGCCAATCCAAAGATAACTCTCTAATAGATACAACTTCAGCCCAAAAGTGTTGA
- a CDS encoding phospholipid-binding protein: MGWLKRLFGLEKPQNAQVNPAPQAVQQQPAAPAATQQIAPERIGLNGEYDQSGLAKRVALAFDQDNQLDDIDTLWVAQTGSTVVLKGKVPSQDILNKMVSVARSVNGAAAVDTSQVTIG; encoded by the coding sequence ATGGGTTGGTTAAAAAGACTTTTTGGATTAGAAAAACCACAAAATGCTCAAGTGAATCCTGCTCCCCAAGCAGTACAACAACAGCCAGCTGCACCTGCTGCTACTCAGCAAATTGCTCCAGAACGGATAGGATTGAACGGAGAATACGATCAAAGTGGTTTAGCAAAGCGTGTAGCACTTGCATTTGATCAAGATAACCAATTAGATGACATCGATACCCTTTGGGTTGCTCAAACTGGCAGTACTGTTGTGTTAAAGGGTAAAGTTCCTAGCCAAGATATTCTCAACAAAATGGTTTCTGTGGCGCGAAGCGTCAATGGTGCGGCGGCTGTTGACACAAGTCAAGTTACGATTGGCTAG
- a CDS encoding 3'-5' exonuclease produces MIKYFLIVDVEATCSHDNSIPRHEMELIEIGAVMLNDSTWQLESEYQKFIKPVRNPQLTKFCTELTTIRQQDVDAAPKFPEVIYEFKEWIYSFPNHTFCSWGDYDKNQFIRDCKFHNVPYPFSSEHRNIKKEFSEYCGVSQKFGMAQALEHLGIELQGTHHRGIDDAHNIAAIFRYMNT; encoded by the coding sequence ATGATTAAATATTTTCTCATTGTTGATGTAGAGGCTACTTGCTCTCACGACAATAGTATTCCCAGACATGAAATGGAACTCATCGAAATTGGTGCAGTCATGTTGAATGATTCAACATGGCAACTTGAGTCGGAATATCAGAAGTTTATAAAACCTGTAAGAAATCCGCAACTCACGAAATTTTGTACAGAATTAACTACGATTCGCCAGCAAGATGTTGATGCTGCTCCTAAATTTCCAGAAGTAATTTATGAATTTAAAGAATGGATATATTCATTCCCCAATCATACTTTCTGTTCTTGGGGAGATTACGATAAAAACCAATTTATCAGGGATTGTAAATTCCATAATGTCCCCTACCCTTTTAGTTCTGAGCATAGAAATATCAAAAAAGAATTTTCCGAATATTGTGGTGTGTCCCAAAAATTTGGCATGGCACAGGCTCTGGAACATTTGGGGATAGAATTACAAGGCACACATCATCGTGGCATAGATGACGCGCATAACATTGCAGCTATATTTCGATATATGAATACATAG